The following are encoded together in the Lepidochelys kempii isolate rLepKem1 chromosome 7, rLepKem1.hap2, whole genome shotgun sequence genome:
- the FIBP gene encoding acidic fibroblast growth factor intracellular-binding protein, giving the protein MTNDLDIFVGNTTLIDEEVYQLWLDGYSVSDAVSLRLRSGILEQTGATVDVLQSDTMDHYRTFHMLERLLHTPSKLIHQLHFQIPPSRQAMLIERYYAFDEAFVREVLGKKLSKGTKKDLDDVSTKTGITLKSCRRQFDNFKRVFKVVEEMRGSLVENIQQHFLLSDRLARDYAAIVFFANSRFETGKKKLQFLTFEDFAYCAEQMIQNWTLGAVDSNVDDMDVDLDKEFLQELKELKVLIADKDLLDLHKSLVCTSLRGKSSVYNEMEANFKNLSRALVNMASKLIHTKDVRDFFIDLVEKFIEPCKSDKWTLNDVRLFLMQYTMSAHTLDAFRHQALWDRYMSTIKSCLLKMYHD; this is encoded by the exons ATGACCAACGACCTGGACATCTTTGTGGGGAACACCACGCTGATCGATGAAGAGGTGTACCAGCTCTGGCTGGATGGGTACTCAG TGAGTGATGCGGTGAGCCTGCGGCTGCGCAGCGGAATCCTGGAGCAGACGGGGGCCACGGTGGATGTGCTGCAGAGCGACACCATGGATCATTACCGCACCTTCCACATGCTTGAGCGTCTGCTGCACACCCCCTCCAAGCTCATCCACCAGCTACACTTTCAGATCCCGCCATCCCGCCAGGCCATGCTCATTGAGAG GTACTATGCCTTCGACGAGGCCTTCGTGCGTGAGGTGCTGGGCAAGAAGCTCTCCAAGGGCACGAAGAAGGACCTGGATGACGTCAGCACCAAGACAGGCATCACCCTCAAGAGCTGCCGACGCCAG TTTGACAACTTCAAGCGGGTGTTTAAGGTGGTGGAGGAGATGCGGGGGTCCCTGGTGGAGAACATCCAACAGCACTTCCTGCTCTCAGACCGTCTGGCCAG GGACTACGCTGCCATCGTCTTCTTCGCAAACAGCCGCTTCGAGACAGGCAAAAAGAAGCTGCAGTTCTTGACCTTTGAGGATTTCGCTTACTGCGCAGAGCAGAtgatccagaactggacactgggagctgtgg ACTCCAATGTGGACGACATGGACGTGGATCTGGATAAGGAATTCCTGCAGGAACTCAAGGAGCTCAAGGTGCTGATCGCTGATAAGGATCTGCTTGATCTGCATAAGAG CCTGGTGTGTACGTCACTGCGTGGGAAGAGCTCGGTGTACAACGAGATGGAAGCCAATTTCAAG AACCTGTCACGGGCACTGGTCAATATGGCCTCCAAGCTGATCCACACCAAGGACGTGCGTGACTTCTTCATCGACCTAGTGGAAAAG ttcATTGAGCCCTGCAAGTCGGATAAGTGGACCTTGAACGACGTCCGACTCTTCCTGATGCAGTACACGATGTCCGCTCACACCTTGGACGCCTTCCG GCACCAGGCTCTCTGGGATC